One Anaerolineae bacterium genomic window carries:
- a CDS encoding tyrosine-type recombinase/integrase, with protein MPNSVVEQPPLLPIQGTQGEYGPPVAEAASLSHQSALVTAMNAFHIYMLRKGFTENTIKAFMGDLRILSRYLGANHPIGRISTEDLNNFLAYLLFQRGKPCNPKSFARRLTTLKVFFGWLAETQVIASDPAAPIVHQPVRTPLPEILFDDEVERLIRTAQDMLWASRPDARPYVLLNLLLQTGIKKSECMNLRLDDFDLSNPAAPSLIVRYDNPRHMHKERRLSFSPYLVPALRQYLAEYQPKTHLFECTARNLEYVLADLGNRAGLTKPVGFEVLRWTCAVRDYRAGMSEERLRKKLGLSLISWREAREKIRKLAAPGL; from the coding sequence ATGCCTAATTCCGTTGTTGAACAGCCGCCCTTGTTGCCTATCCAGGGAACCCAAGGCGAATACGGTCCGCCAGTGGCCGAAGCCGCTTCGCTCTCCCATCAGTCTGCGCTGGTCACGGCTATGAACGCGTTTCACATCTACATGCTGCGCAAAGGGTTCACGGAGAACACCATCAAGGCATTCATGGGCGACCTGCGCATCCTCAGCCGCTATCTGGGAGCCAATCATCCTATTGGCCGGATTAGCACAGAGGACCTCAACAACTTCCTGGCTTACCTGCTCTTTCAACGTGGCAAACCATGCAATCCCAAATCATTCGCCCGGCGCCTAACCACGCTCAAGGTATTCTTCGGCTGGCTAGCCGAGACCCAGGTGATCGCCTCAGATCCCGCTGCGCCGATTGTCCACCAACCAGTACGCACGCCGCTGCCCGAGATCCTCTTCGATGACGAGGTAGAGCGGCTGATCCGTACAGCTCAGGACATGTTATGGGCCTCACGCCCAGATGCTCGCCCTTATGTCTTGCTAAACCTGCTGTTACAGACCGGCATTAAGAAGAGTGAGTGCATGAATCTGCGGCTGGACGACTTCGACCTGTCGAACCCAGCGGCTCCCTCTCTCATTGTACGTTATGACAACCCGCGCCACATGCACAAAGAGCGTCGGCTCAGTTTTAGCCCCTACCTCGTCCCAGCCCTTCGCCAATATCTCGCCGAATACCAGCCAAAAACACATCTCTTTGAGTGTACGGCGCGTAATCTGGAGTACGTACTGGCTGATCTGGGTAACAGAGCGGGTCTGACCAAGCCTGTAGGATTCGAGGTGCTGCGGTGGACTTGCGCCGTGCGTGACTATCGCGCTGGGATGTCCGAGGAACGGCTGCGGAAAAAGCTAGGGCTCTCCCTCATAAGCTGGCGCGAGGCCCGTGAGAAAATCCGCAAGCTGGCTGCGCCCGGGCTATAG